Proteins encoded in a region of the Planctomycetaceae bacterium genome:
- a CDS encoding helix-turn-helix domain-containing protein, producing MNGKRKDILTTGQVAQICKVAPRTVTKWFDSGQLKGYRIPGGRDRRIPASELLRFMKSHNMPTDQLEHDKIRVLIVDSDWELANNTAAELRKMPVYDVETAGSGFDAGLIAQKFEPHVILVNLTAASIDADHICKNIRNNSELQTTKVIAFAEGLKENEIAAVLKKGYDFCLTDSSDISEIIKAINQVTSII from the coding sequence AGATTTGTAAAGTTGCGCCGCGAACAGTAACGAAATGGTTCGACAGCGGCCAGCTAAAGGGCTATCGCATCCCCGGCGGCAGGGACAGACGAATCCCCGCATCCGAACTGCTGCGCTTCATGAAAAGCCATAATATGCCGACCGACCAGCTTGAGCACGACAAAATCCGAGTGCTTATCGTTGACAGCGACTGGGAACTTGCCAATAACACCGCGGCTGAACTTCGCAAAATGCCGGTGTACGATGTTGAAACCGCAGGTAGCGGATTTGATGCCGGCCTCATCGCACAGAAATTCGAGCCGCACGTTATCCTTGTGAATCTTACAGCGGCCAGCATTGACGCAGACCATATCTGCAAAAACATACGCAACAACTCGGAACTGCAAACCACAAAAGTCATCGCTTTCGCCGAGGGTCTTAAAGAAAATGAAATCGCGGCGGTACTGAAAAAGGGCTACGATTTCTGCCTTACCGATTCGTCCGATATTTCCGAAATCATCAAGGCTATCAATCAGGTAACATCGATAATCTGA